TCGGGGCCATTATGCAAATTTGCTACATCTCCAACATCCATGCCAGCACTAAAACCTTTATCACCCGCACCTGTGATAATTAAAACTCTGACGTCATTGTTGTTTTCACATTGGCTAAGCAATTGGTCAAGCTCTACTCTCATTGCCATATTGATTGAATTAGCTGGTGGACGGTTAAGCGTCAAGGTTGCAACATAATTGTTAATCTCAAGTACAACAGTATTATCACTCATAATTCCAAACCTCCTTGTGTATGTTTGTAATATTTTTATAAATATTCTGTTTCATTTGTTATAGTCCGTGTATTATTTTCAACACTTTTTGTATTACATTATTGTTAGCTCTACTGTACAGCATAAGTATTTTTTTAAAATATATTCCTTACACTATCAAATTGATTTTGATCAAATGAAAAAGTAGCTGTAATTTTTTATATTGTGCACATAATTTGTTTTGCAGGTATAATTATTGGTATTTTTTACTTGATATATACACATATTACTTCAACAACGTTGTAAGAAAAACATCTATATCGTACGAGGCCAGTTGTGTTGAAAAAAATCATACTAAAAATAGTATCATATAAAAATTTATATATGCCAGGTTTACTGGTATCGGGTGCTCTCTTTCTTTATGCCATTATATTCAACATGTCATTTTCCTACATGGGAAACACCAGTGCACAGGTAGTTCAATTTATTATCTATCGTTACAAGTTTTTAATATTGTTTTACTTTTTAAAAATAATAGCAGTGTATTCATTAATAGGAATTGCACTAAGCATATTTTTTAGCTATGGCATACAACAATTTTCCAGGCAGCTAAAATTTACAGTCAATAACAAGCATAGCTTTTACTATTCAGCACTATTAACATTTGCAGTAGTATTTCTACAGCTTTGCAAAAGTATTATTACCTACCCACAGCTATATCAGGATACAATTTTTAATAAAAACATTGTGTATAAATATTTTCAGATAGCTCTTACAAATAACCTGTCTCCTGTTTTTATTGAAACAATACAATTATTATTTATTGCTCCATTTCTTGTAACATTTGTAATATCATTTTTCTTGTCGATACAACAACATAAAGATGCAATTATTGATGTTCTAACCCTTCACTTCAATATAGTAAAATATGCTGTTATTGGAATTTTCATAGCTCTTATAATAATAGTTACTATCTCAGTAACTATCTCACATAAAAATATACATGATAAACCAAATATCATTATATTAGCCTCTGATGCGCTAAGACCTGACCATTTTAGCGGTTTTGGGTACCACCGCAACACCACCCCTCATATTGACAGATTAATTGCACAAGGCACCACATTTAATAATGTGTATACTGTGGTTCCACGTACATTTCCAGCATGGGTCAGCATACTCACATCGCAGCTTCCTGTTAAACATGGCATTTCACACATGTTCCCAATGGTTCGTTCCCGCAATAAAAAGTTTATTACTCTTGCTACAGTATTGAAAGAACATGGCTATCGTACCGCTGTTATTGGCGATTTTGCTGCTGATATTTTCCCACGAATAAATTTAGGATTTGATACTGTGAAAGCTCCTACATTTAATATGCGCGTGATGATTAAGCAGATTATTCTTAAAAACCACATTTTCCTGTTGCCTTTCCTTACCAATCGTGCAGGATTTTTATTTTTCCCTGAGATACGCGAATTTGCCGAATTTGCAGACCCACAGTTTGTGGTTAGTGACATAAAAAAAGAAATCAGTTCAAGCATATCACACGGAAAGCCATTTTTTATTCTTTCTTTTTTTTCAATTACACATTTTCCTTATCCAGCATGCTATCCATACTATAAAACATTCACTGATACAGCCTACAATGGTCCTTTTAAATATTCAAAAAACAGATTTGTTTCCCTTGATAGCAAAGGGATGGTTGCAGAATACCAGCCTTCACCAGGTGATATAGAGCATATCCGTGCATTGTACGACGGATGCTTATATGCGTTTGATGAATCGGTAGGCAATATAATACAATACCTCAAAGACAACAACCTTTACGATAACACCATTATAGTCATAGTATCCGACCACGGTGAAAATCTTTACGAGTTTGAATATGGTATGGGTCATGGCGAACATCTGCGGGGTAAATACAGCCTTGTCATTCCGTGTATTTTTTCAGGTCCCGGCATTGGAAACAGCCAATATACCAGCATTCGTAGTGCCATAGATATTGCGCCTACCATTCTTGATATACTGCATCTACCGCAACCTCAATCGTTTGATGGCACATCACTGTTAAAAAAACATAATCGTGTTTTTGATGCGTATTGTGAAACAGGCATCTGGTTTGATAATACCGGCAATTTCTTCTTTCAGAAGAAAAGGATAATGTATCCTGATATTACCGGTATATCAACTATTGATTTTGATCACAATGATGAGATTACCGTAACGCCATATTATGATAATCTCATTACAATTGCAAAACACAGGTGTATTATTGCAAACAATATGAAGCTTATCTACATGCCCACTCACTATGGCATTGAATATGAGCTCTATGATGTATCGAAAGACCCAAATGAACGCAATAACATTTATACAACATCATCAGTGGCACACAGCATCAAGGATAAATTTTTCTCATTATTTAAAACCCAAAATAATATAAAAATTTACAATAGCTATATTATACCCTTTGAATAAAAGCACAGGTATTTTATGGTGATGATACTCATTATGTATCACCACCGCAATACATTCTCATTTTTCCACTTCAGCCTGCACCTTGGTTAAAACTTCTACCCCATTTTGATTTTTCACGGTAAGTGCAAGGGTTGCTCTGTTGTCATGTATCTCGGTTACCACACCTTCAATGGTTAGAGTATCGCCCATGCGCACCGGTGATGCAAACCTGCATTTTAATTTTTTCAATCGCCCGGGGTCACTCACCCATGTGGTGATAGCATCAGCAGTAAATCCAAGTGTACACAAGCCCTGCAAAATGGCTCCACCCAATCCTACCATCTTTCCAAATTCATCGTCAATATGTATAGGATTAAAATCACCTGATGCACCAGCGTAGTAGATAGCTCTGTATTTATCTACTTGTTGATTTACTATAAATCTGTCGCCAACCTTTACTGTAATATTTGAATCTACTGTTTTCATAGCTATTTCCTCACAACAAAAGTATATATACCTTTGCAAACATCCTGATTACTTTGATTCCTTGTCATTATCTCAATTGCAATGACATCAAGCTTTTCCTTGTTTTCAATATTTACTATCTTTGCATCTGAATACAACACATCGCCTGATTTTACTACATTATAAAATTCAAATTCCTGCTCACCGTGCACCAACATAGCCAAATTGAGATTGAGCTCATTATCAAAAAAAATAGGTTCTATGAGTTTAGCGCCAAATACCACCGCAAATGTAGGAGGCGCAACAATCGTTTTATACTTTGATGTGGCTGCAAACTCATCGTCCAAAAAATATGGATTGGTGCTTTTGATGGCTTTTGCAAATTCCTTCACTTTTTCTTTACCAACTTCATATACAATTGTTGGCCAGGTTTTCCCAATGAATTTTTTGTCGATAGCCATAGCATTTCCTCCTTATGATTAACTCCCATATTTTTGTAATAGGTCACGGGCAATGAGTATGCGCTGTATTTCAGATGTTCCTTCACCTATCTCACCTAACTTTGCATCACGATATAACCGCTCAACAGCAAATTCCTTGATGTATCCATAACCGCCATGAATCTGCAATGCCCAGCTTGAAATCTGTGTTGCCGCTTCACTGGCAAAAAGTTTGGCACACGATGCAAGTACAGCTGCTTCGGGATGATTGGTTTGTTTTGCCCACGCCGCTTTGTATATCAAAAGTCGTGAAAGGTCAGTAAGTATCATCATGTCTGCCAGCTTAAATGAAATCTCTTGATAACGGTTTATTGGCTTGCCAAATGCCTTGCGCTCAGCAGAATATTTTATTGCTTCTTCCATACACGCCATTGCTACACCTAACGACACAGTGGCCATGCCAATACGCCCAAACTCAAGTGTTTGCATTGCCTGTATAAATCCTTTGCCAACTTGGCCCAGCACTGCATCATCACCCACCTCACAGTCCTCCAGAAAGACCTCCGATGTAGGCGAACCCCTATACCCTAATTTTTCAAATGGCTTACCGGTGGAAAATCCTGGTGTACCCTTATCAACAAGAAACGCAGTCACACCATTTGCAGGTCCTGCATCCTTATCATTGTATGCCATTATCAAGCACACATCTGCAATCGGTGCGTTAGTAATAAATGTCTTGGTGCCATTTAACACCCATTTATCGCCTTTCTTTTTAGCAGTTGTGGCGATAGCAGCAGCGTCTGATCCTGCCTGCGGCTCGGTTAATCCAAAGCTGCCAATGATGTCTCCAGAAATTATCCCTGGCAGGTATTTTTCTTTTTGCTTTTTTGAACCAAACATCCGAATGGGCATGCCGCACAACCCACAGCTTGCACCAGCAGATAAAAATGTTGCAGCACATGCCTTTGCAACTTCCTCACCTGCTATCGCAAAGTTTATTAAATCCTGATTGGTGCCACCATATTCTTCCTCATGAATCATACCTAAATAACCAATTTCACCTAATTTTTTAATATTTTTCTTTAAAAGTTCAACGGATTTTTCATCACCAATATCTAAAAGCGCAGCGTTAGGCTTGATCTCATTTTCACAGAACTTCTTGAAGTTTTCCTTAATTGATTTCTGTATATCATTCAATTCATAATTCATATTTTGCCTCCTTACTCCCTGCATTATAACGCTAATAAACGTGAAATAATCAATCGCTGCACTTCTGAGGTTCCACCGCCAATCTGTGCTAATTTGGCATCACGCAGCATTCGTTCCACAGGATAATCATGAATGTACCCATACCCACCAAAAATCTGTACAGCTTCTGAAGCAACCCTAAAGCCCCAATCACCAACAAACGCTTTTGCAATGGAAGCCTGCAGGTGATTGATTGGGTATCCTGCATCCTTCAAAGAAGCCACGCGGTATACAGCCAACCGTGCAGCCTCAAGCACAACCTTCATATCAGCAAGTTTATGCTGAATTGCCTGAAAGCTTTTAATGGGTTTATCAAACTGCACACGCTCAGATGCATAGCGCGCACACTGTTCTATCATAAACTGCATTCCCCCAACAAACGGTGCCAGCAATGCACTGCGGTCCCACTCTAACGTCTGGTGGGCATACATGAAACCTTCACCAATATTGCCAAGGACATTCTCTTCTGGCACTTCACAATCTTCAAAGAACACTTCTGAAGTAGTAGATGCTCTGACCCCCATTTTATGAAATGGCTTACCAGTTGAAAAACCTTTAAAATCCTTTTCAACAATAAAGGCTGATATACCAGCATGTTTTTTTGATTTATCCACTGTAGCATACACAACACATACATTGGCAATTGGTGCATTAGTAATAAATGTCTTGGACCCATTCAGTATCCACCTGTCACCTTTTTTAACTGCAGTTGTTTGCAGTGATGCAGCATCCGATCCAGCTCCGGGTTCTGTTAATCCCATACATCCAATCCATTCTCCACTGGCAAGTTTGGGCACATACTTTTTACGTTGTGCTTCATTTCCATGTTTGTATAAAGTATCAGTACATAAATACGTGTGTGCACCCAATGCTAATAAATGGCCGCTATCAACACCTGCATGCCCTAATGCTTCTCCTGCCAAACAACAGGTCACAACATCCGCACCCTGCCCTCCATATTCTTCAGGAAATGGCAACCCTAAAAGCCCCATAGCGCCTAACTTTTTCCAAATCTCAAAAGAAAACTCTGATTTTAAATCAGCTTCTTCGCATAAGGGAACAATTTCATTTTTTGCATACTTATATATTGTATCCCTGAATAAAAGCTGCTCCTCAGTAAACCCAAATTCCATCACCAACCTCCTTGTTTAAGTATCGTTTCAATTATTTGACTCTTTATTTTCTGTGCATAGTGCACATAATCAAATGCATCTGGATCTATCACATATTGAATAATAAGCCCCTGCACCATGGAAACAATCATGGTAGCTGTATAATTAACATCAATGTTATGGAACTTTCCCTGTACGATCCCTTCATTCAAAATTTCTGAGCACACATCTCGATAGCTCTTATACAATTTTTGAATAGCAGTGCGCATTCGTTCGTTATGATTTAATTGTGTCCAGAAATCTAAGAGCACGTAAAAGTAATTCTTTTCCTGCATCACAAGATTGCACGCCCGTTCTATGAACGCAGATA
This region of Spirochaetota bacterium genomic DNA includes:
- a CDS encoding sulfatase-like hydrolase/transferase → MLKKIILKIVSYKNLYMPGLLVSGALFLYAIIFNMSFSYMGNTSAQVVQFIIYRYKFLILFYFLKIIAVYSLIGIALSIFFSYGIQQFSRQLKFTVNNKHSFYYSALLTFAVVFLQLCKSIITYPQLYQDTIFNKNIVYKYFQIALTNNLSPVFIETIQLLFIAPFLVTFVISFFLSIQQHKDAIIDVLTLHFNIVKYAVIGIFIALIIIVTISVTISHKNIHDKPNIIILASDALRPDHFSGFGYHRNTTPHIDRLIAQGTTFNNVYTVVPRTFPAWVSILTSQLPVKHGISHMFPMVRSRNKKFITLATVLKEHGYRTAVIGDFAADIFPRINLGFDTVKAPTFNMRVMIKQIILKNHIFLLPFLTNRAGFLFFPEIREFAEFADPQFVVSDIKKEISSSISHGKPFFILSFFSITHFPYPACYPYYKTFTDTAYNGPFKYSKNRFVSLDSKGMVAEYQPSPGDIEHIRALYDGCLYAFDESVGNIIQYLKDNNLYDNTIIVIVSDHGENLYEFEYGMGHGEHLRGKYSLVIPCIFSGPGIGNSQYTSIRSAIDIAPTILDILHLPQPQSFDGTSLLKKHNRVFDAYCETGIWFDNTGNFFFQKKRIMYPDITGISTIDFDHNDEITVTPYYDNLITIAKHRCIIANNMKLIYMPTHYGIEYELYDVSKDPNERNNIYTTSSVAHSIKDKFFSLFKTQNNIKIYNSYIIPFE
- a CDS encoding MaoC family dehydratase, whose translation is MKTVDSNITVKVGDRFIVNQQVDKYRAIYYAGASGDFNPIHIDDEFGKMVGLGGAILQGLCTLGFTADAITTWVSDPGRLKKLKCRFASPVRMGDTLTIEGVVTEIHDNRATLALTVKNQNGVEVLTKVQAEVEK
- a CDS encoding MaoC family dehydratase N-terminal domain-containing protein, with protein sequence MAIDKKFIGKTWPTIVYEVGKEKVKEFAKAIKSTNPYFLDDEFAATSKYKTIVAPPTFAVVFGAKLIEPIFFDNELNLNLAMLVHGEQEFEFYNVVKSGDVLYSDAKIVNIENKEKLDVIAIEIMTRNQSNQDVCKGIYTFVVRK
- a CDS encoding acyl-CoA dehydrogenase family protein; the protein is MEFGFTEEQLLFRDTIYKYAKNEIVPLCEEADLKSEFSFEIWKKLGAMGLLGLPFPEEYGGQGADVVTCCLAGEALGHAGVDSGHLLALGAHTYLCTDTLYKHGNEAQRKKYVPKLASGEWIGCMGLTEPGAGSDAASLQTTAVKKGDRWILNGSKTFITNAPIANVCVVYATVDKSKKHAGISAFIVEKDFKGFSTGKPFHKMGVRASTTSEVFFEDCEVPEENVLGNIGEGFMYAHQTLEWDRSALLAPFVGGMQFMIEQCARYASERVQFDKPIKSFQAIQHKLADMKVVLEAARLAVYRVASLKDAGYPINHLQASIAKAFVGDWGFRVASEAVQIFGGYGYIHDYPVERMLRDAKLAQIGGGTSEVQRLIISRLLAL
- a CDS encoding acyl-CoA dehydrogenase family protein yields the protein MNYELNDIQKSIKENFKKFCENEIKPNAALLDIGDEKSVELLKKNIKKLGEIGYLGMIHEEEYGGTNQDLINFAIAGEEVAKACAATFLSAGASCGLCGMPIRMFGSKKQKEKYLPGIISGDIIGSFGLTEPQAGSDAAAIATTAKKKGDKWVLNGTKTFITNAPIADVCLIMAYNDKDAGPANGVTAFLVDKGTPGFSTGKPFEKLGYRGSPTSEVFLEDCEVGDDAVLGQVGKGFIQAMQTLEFGRIGMATVSLGVAMACMEEAIKYSAERKAFGKPINRYQEISFKLADMMILTDLSRLLIYKAAWAKQTNHPEAAVLASCAKLFASEAATQISSWALQIHGGYGYIKEFAVERLYRDAKLGEIGEGTSEIQRILIARDLLQKYGS
- a CDS encoding TetR family transcriptional regulator C-terminal domain-containing protein; protein product: MKVKERSDIFDIRRAQLTSATYNVVSKKGYYNFTIKDIAQEAGMSTGLIHYYFKNKQDLLLNLLREINRNIRASLQQDLLHLSDPVDRLSAFIERACNLVMQEKNYFYVLLDFWTQLNHNERMRTAIQKLYKSYRDVCSEILNEGIVQGKFHNIDVNYTATMIVSMVQGLIIQYVIDPDAFDYVHYAQKIKSQIIETILKQGGW